The proteins below come from a single Stomoxys calcitrans chromosome 1, idStoCalc2.1, whole genome shotgun sequence genomic window:
- the LOC131997034 gene encoding uncharacterized protein LOC131997034 has translation MYSSGVSYKLARKLRSLTEHEILQMGKTDRMTLIRERIKENKHKAFETSSRRYNQRARVVKFIPGQEIYRRNYVLSDFGKNLNAKFARKFTKCRISGMVGNNMYELEDLQGRPLGVAHAKDLKP, from the coding sequence ATGTACTCTAGTGGAGTCAGTTATAAGTTGGCCAGAAAATTAAGGTCACTAACCGAGCACGAGATTTTACAAATGGGTAAGACTGATCGCATGACTCTTATACGTGAAAGAATCAAGGAGAACAAGCATAAGGCATTTGAGACTAGTTCGAGACGATATAACCAGCGAGCGCGCGTGGTTAAGTTTATCCCAGGCCAGGAGATATACCGCCGTAATTATGTACTTAGTGATTTTGGCAAGAACTTGAATGCTAAATTCGCACGAAAATTCACTAAGTGCAGAATAAGCGGAATGGTGGGGAACAATATGTACGAACTAGAAGATTTACAAGGAAGACCCCTGGGAGTTGCCCATGCCAAAGATCTTAAACCCTAA